The Candidatus Koribacter versatilis Ellin345 genome has a segment encoding these proteins:
- a CDS encoding VPS10 domain-containing protein, with product MALFSRSLTTLSLVSLLFTTTFISAQDSQPTPSPTSAQTTKEKGKKKGDSDVAATTPPASKPDQKKQSDKKAAEKNKTEEPKKPADPFSEGTFAGLKLRNIGPAIFSGRVIAFAVDPNDKSTYYVASASGGVWKTTNAGTTYDPIFDDQGSFSIGAIALDPKDPNVVWVGTGELNSQRSVSYGDGLYKSEDGGKSWKKVGLEKSEHIARIVIDPRDSNVVYVAAQGPLWGPGGDRGLYKTTDGGKTWKNVLIISENTGVTDVAQDPSNPDVLYAAAYQRQRRVWTLIDGGPESALYKSTDAGATWNKLKNGLPSVDMGRIGIAISPVDNNVVYATVEAAEGKGGIFRSRDRGASWEKRNPYDNTAMYYAQIVADPKNVDRIYEMGFAIMVSDDGGKTLKPLPTKSKHVDNHAIWIDPDNTRHYLVGCDGGVYESWDRAETWNYKANLPLAQMYDVAVDNSEPFYYVYGGTQDNQSMGGPARTRSASGIINTDWFMTAGGDGFRSQVDPADPNTVYAESQNGGLIRFDRATGNFVGVQPQDPKDGPPNRWNWDSPIYVSFHQHTRLYFAANRIYRSDDRGDTWRFISPDLSRQIDRNTLPVMGKVWGPDAVAKNASTEFYGNIVAFAESPKDENLLYAGSDDGLIHVTHDGGGSWTKFDHFIGVPDNSYVSRLIASRFDVNTVYAAFDNHKNSDFKPYLLKSTDAGKTWASLVANLPERGQVMAIAEDSIDRNLLFVGTEFGVFFSSNGGAKWIKLTGDMPTTSIHDAVIQQREGDLALASFGRGFYVLDDISPLRGMSAEKVGKPALLFPPRRTMLYLPSFLLGGDGKATQGESFYTAPNPPYGVTFTYYLKEKSKSLKEQRQAAEKDAEKNKQSFKYPSNDELRTEAEESAPQVFLTVYDAAGNAVRRIEGENAPGMHRVAWDFHYSEPTLPQPRGEEDEGFNIPNSAVVMPGTYTVRLAQRIRGVTTELGEPQTFEVFADGVNKMPDVDRKALTDFQQKLGKLYGAVQGAAKSADELKAHLREVHEALKLAPGADRSLTESADRLTQQTNDLLRTLRGDNVLRARNENTLASISDRVESVMGDTRFAIVKPTQTDLDAYEVTADEFTTTLAKLHQLVEVDFANLQKQMNAAGAPWTPGAVPNWTK from the coding sequence GTGGCACTCTTTTCGCGCTCACTCACCACACTTTCACTCGTATCACTCCTATTCACGACAACATTCATTTCGGCCCAGGATTCCCAGCCGACTCCCTCTCCGACTTCCGCCCAGACCACGAAAGAAAAAGGTAAGAAGAAGGGCGATAGCGACGTCGCTGCAACCACACCCCCAGCTTCGAAACCTGACCAGAAGAAGCAGTCCGACAAAAAAGCTGCGGAAAAGAACAAAACGGAGGAACCGAAGAAGCCCGCGGATCCTTTCTCGGAGGGCACATTCGCCGGATTGAAGCTGCGCAACATCGGACCGGCAATTTTCTCGGGACGCGTGATTGCTTTTGCCGTGGATCCGAACGACAAGAGCACGTATTACGTGGCCTCTGCTTCCGGCGGAGTTTGGAAGACAACGAATGCCGGCACAACCTACGATCCGATCTTCGATGACCAGGGCTCGTTCTCGATTGGAGCGATCGCGCTCGATCCGAAAGATCCGAACGTCGTCTGGGTCGGTACGGGCGAACTGAATTCGCAGCGCAGTGTGAGCTATGGTGACGGTCTTTATAAGAGTGAAGATGGCGGCAAGAGTTGGAAGAAAGTTGGACTGGAGAAATCGGAGCACATTGCCCGGATCGTGATCGATCCCCGCGACTCCAACGTTGTGTATGTCGCGGCGCAAGGCCCGTTGTGGGGACCGGGCGGCGATCGTGGGCTTTACAAAACCACCGACGGCGGTAAGACGTGGAAAAACGTGCTCATCATCAGCGAGAACACGGGCGTGACCGATGTCGCACAAGATCCATCGAATCCCGATGTGCTTTACGCCGCGGCGTACCAGCGCCAACGTCGCGTGTGGACGCTGATTGATGGCGGTCCTGAATCGGCGCTCTACAAATCCACCGACGCGGGTGCGACTTGGAACAAGTTGAAGAACGGGCTGCCGAGCGTGGATATGGGGCGCATTGGCATTGCGATTTCGCCAGTGGACAACAACGTTGTCTACGCCACGGTTGAAGCGGCCGAAGGCAAAGGCGGCATCTTCCGCTCACGCGATCGTGGCGCTTCATGGGAGAAGCGCAATCCGTACGACAACACTGCGATGTACTACGCGCAAATCGTCGCCGACCCCAAGAACGTCGACCGCATTTATGAGATGGGCTTCGCGATCATGGTCAGTGACGACGGCGGGAAGACATTGAAGCCGCTGCCAACCAAGTCCAAGCACGTAGACAATCACGCGATCTGGATTGATCCCGATAACACGCGGCATTATCTCGTCGGGTGCGATGGTGGCGTGTATGAATCGTGGGACCGCGCCGAGACCTGGAACTACAAGGCCAATCTCCCGCTCGCACAGATGTACGACGTAGCCGTCGATAACTCCGAGCCGTTCTACTACGTGTACGGCGGCACGCAGGACAACCAGAGCATGGGAGGCCCGGCGCGCACGCGCAGCGCGTCCGGGATCATCAACACCGACTGGTTCATGACAGCCGGCGGCGATGGCTTCCGTTCGCAGGTAGATCCCGCCGATCCAAACACGGTGTACGCAGAGTCACAGAATGGCGGACTGATTCGCTTCGATCGCGCAACCGGCAACTTCGTCGGCGTTCAACCGCAAGATCCGAAAGACGGACCGCCCAACCGCTGGAACTGGGATTCTCCGATCTACGTTTCGTTCCATCAGCACACACGTTTGTACTTCGCGGCTAACCGGATCTATCGCTCCGATGATCGCGGCGATACCTGGCGATTCATCAGCCCTGATCTGAGCCGACAAATTGATCGCAACACGCTGCCAGTGATGGGCAAGGTTTGGGGCCCGGACGCGGTGGCAAAGAATGCGTCAACTGAGTTCTACGGGAACATCGTCGCGTTCGCTGAATCGCCTAAAGACGAAAACTTGCTCTATGCAGGCAGCGATGACGGACTCATTCACGTCACCCATGATGGCGGCGGCTCATGGACGAAATTCGATCACTTCATCGGCGTGCCAGACAACAGCTACGTCAGCCGGTTGATCGCGTCGCGATTCGATGTAAACACCGTTTACGCGGCGTTCGATAATCACAAGAATTCCGATTTCAAGCCGTATTTGTTGAAGTCTACGGATGCTGGAAAGACGTGGGCATCTCTCGTCGCAAATTTGCCGGAGCGCGGACAGGTGATGGCGATCGCCGAAGACTCCATTGACCGCAACCTGCTGTTCGTCGGAACTGAGTTTGGCGTCTTCTTCTCCTCGAACGGCGGCGCGAAGTGGATCAAGCTCACTGGCGACATGCCGACGACATCGATTCACGACGCGGTCATCCAGCAGCGAGAAGGCGATCTCGCGCTGGCGAGCTTCGGGCGCGGCTTCTACGTCCTTGACGACATCTCGCCGCTGCGCGGGATGTCGGCGGAGAAAGTCGGCAAGCCCGCTCTGCTCTTCCCGCCACGACGCACGATGCTGTACCTGCCGAGTTTCCTTTTGGGAGGTGATGGCAAGGCGACACAAGGTGAGTCGTTCTACACCGCGCCGAATCCGCCGTATGGCGTGACGTTCACTTACTACCTCAAAGAGAAATCCAAGAGCTTGAAGGAGCAGCGGCAGGCAGCTGAGAAAGACGCGGAGAAAAACAAGCAGTCCTTTAAGTATCCGAGCAACGACGAATTGCGCACTGAAGCCGAAGAATCCGCGCCGCAAGTGTTCCTTACCGTGTACGACGCGGCCGGAAACGCAGTCCGTCGTATCGAGGGCGAAAATGCGCCCGGGATGCACCGCGTCGCGTGGGACTTCCACTATTCCGAGCCAACGCTTCCGCAGCCGCGTGGGGAAGAGGACGAAGGCTTCAACATTCCGAACAGCGCAGTCGTGATGCCCGGGACGTATACGGTCCGATTGGCTCAGCGCATCCGCGGCGTGACGACTGAACTCGGCGAGCCGCAGACGTTTGAAGTTTTCGCTGATGGCGTAAACAAAATGCCGGACGTCGACCGGAAGGCACTCACCGACTTCCAACAAAAGTTGGGCAAACTCTACGGGGCGGTCCAGGGTGCAGCGAAGTCTGCCGATGAGCTAAAGGCGCATCTCAGGGAGGTACACGAAGCGCTGAAACTAGCGCCTGGTGCGGACCGGAGTTTGACTGAGTCAGCCGATCGGCTCACGCAGCAGACGAACGATCTACTGCGAACGCTGCGCGGCGACAATGTTTTGCGGGCGCGAAACGAGAACACGTTGGCTTCCATCAGCGATCGCGTGGAGAGTGTGATGGGGGACACGCGATTCGCAATCGTGAAACCAACCCAAACCGACCTGGATGCCTACGAGGTTACAGCCGACGAGTTCACAACCACGCTCGCGAAACTGCACCAACTGGTCGAGGTTGATTTCGCGAACCTGCAGAAACAGATGAACGCGGCAGGGGCACCCTGGACGCCCGGCGCGGTTCCAAACTGGACAAAATAG